Within the Plesiomonas shigelloides genome, the region TGGCGTAGTGAAATTCCTGCTGCAACAGCCGCGCGCCTAAGCATCGCTATGTAACAACCGCTATGTAAAAACCGCGATGTAAACGCAAGGGTGTTGGTCAGTGACCCCCGCGGAGGGTGAGATGCATGGTCTGTGTCTCACCCTCGAGCTGTTTTCGGCGCTGTTGTGTGCAGTCTATGTTAGCCCTCAGATCAATGAGGGAAACACTGGTGTTTGCAGCAATTCCCGTAGGCGTGCATCGTGTGGGCTATTGGCTGGCCACAGGGCATGCAGGGTAAAGACTTGCGGCGGGAAATCGGCTTGCACGCGCCACTGCGCCGGTAGTTGGCTTGCCGCCAGCTGATCGGGGATAAAGGCACAGCCCGGCTGATGATGCAGATGCTGCAAGGTTTGCAGCAACGACTCACTTTGTAGCCGTGGTGGATGATCCGGCGCAAACCACACCGCTTGTTGCTGGATAAATGCGTTGCCCCAATCGATGCGGCAATATTGCTCAGGGCGCAGCCGTACCCCGCTCGGCAGGTTAGTGCCCAATTGTAACCGGATTTCACCGCAGGCGAGGGCGTTAATCTCTTCGCTGCGCGGCAGATCGAGGCTGAAGGCCAAATCACACTCTTGTTCGGCTAACTGACGGCTCACGGAGCGGGAGCTGCTGATCAGGGTGCGCAGCGGTTGCTGTGGGTGTTGTTCGCTGAGCCGGCCAAGCCAGTCGGTCAATCCCGCCTCCCACAGGCAGGCCGGCGCACTGAGGCGCAGCGGCTGGCCTTGCTGCGGCGATTCGGTCACTTCCTGCCGTGCCTGCTGCCAGGTTTGCAGTAGGGTACGGGCATACGGCACCAAGCGCTCGCCCGCCGCGGTGAGCTGGATGTTATGGCGATGACGATTGAATAACACCACCCCCAACTGACTCTCTAGTTGGCGGATCCGAAAGCTCACGGCGGACTGGGTCAGGTACAGGGATTCAGCGGCTTTACCGAAGTGCCGGGTTTTACTCACGGCAATAAAGGTTTTCAGTAATTCGGTATCCACGTCCCATCTCCAAAAAAACTCATCATAACGATAAAAATATTTTGTTTTACAGCGGCGTCAAGCCTCACTAATACTCCGCGCCATAAACCACACGACCATGATACTTTAGGAGCGTGTCTCATTATGGCGGAAAGCTTTGTAACAACACGTCGCTTCTTCGATAATAAGCATTATCCGCGTGGTTTCGCCCGTCATGGCGATTTCACCATCAAGGAAGCACAGATTCTCGAGCGTCTGGGAGCCGCTTTCGATGAGCTGGACTCTGGCAAGCGCCAGCCGGCCACGGAAGAAGAGCAGCTGTTCGTGGCGGTA harbors:
- a CDS encoding DUF413 domain-containing protein, giving the protein MAESFVTTRRFFDNKHYPRGFARHGDFTIKEAQILERLGAAFDELDSGKRQPATEEEQLFVAVCHGERSAATENEKVWIKYRDNTRRPKRFHTLSGGKPQADAAEDYTDSDE
- the hdfR gene encoding HTH-type transcriptional regulator HdfR; protein product: MDTELLKTFIAVSKTRHFGKAAESLYLTQSAVSFRIRQLESQLGVVLFNRHRHNIQLTAAGERLVPYARTLLQTWQQARQEVTESPQQGQPLRLSAPACLWEAGLTDWLGRLSEQHPQQPLRTLISSSRSVSRQLAEQECDLAFSLDLPRSEEINALACGEIRLQLGTNLPSGVRLRPEQYCRIDWGNAFIQQQAVWFAPDHPPRLQSESLLQTLQHLHHQPGCAFIPDQLAASQLPAQWRVQADFPPQVFTLHALWPANSPHDARLRELLQTPVFPSLI